In Calothrix sp. PCC 7507, one DNA window encodes the following:
- the phnH gene encoding phosphonate C-P lyase system protein PhnH — translation MTNLTHLPGFQDPVHDAQETFRGLLDANARPGIAYSITAKITAPPGLTPACAAACLSLLDLDVVVWLQPNFAPEIKAWLVFHTGCGLTQQPQEADFALIQDLATSSELSSFSWGTAEQPETSTTLLVQVESFQGGQSVILTGPGILDKRAISPTLPANFWDFWAQNHQAYPQGLDVLLFTENAVMGLPRTAKSEICDDC, via the coding sequence ATGACAAATCTAACGCATCTACCAGGCTTTCAAGATCCGGTTCACGATGCCCAAGAGACGTTTCGGGGGCTACTGGATGCTAATGCTCGACCGGGAATAGCTTACTCAATAACGGCTAAGATAACAGCGCCTCCGGGCTTAACACCTGCTTGTGCGGCGGCTTGCTTAAGCCTATTAGATTTAGATGTTGTGGTGTGGCTGCAACCGAATTTTGCGCCGGAAATCAAGGCTTGGTTGGTGTTTCATACTGGCTGTGGCTTGACACAGCAACCACAAGAGGCTGACTTTGCCTTAATTCAAGATTTAGCAACATCGTCAGAATTATCTAGTTTTAGTTGGGGTACAGCAGAACAACCCGAAACCTCAACAACACTGTTGGTACAGGTGGAAAGTTTTCAAGGTGGACAATCTGTGATACTAACAGGCCCAGGAATTTTAGACAAACGGGCTATTTCTCCCACACTCCCCGCCAATTTTTGGGATTTCTGGGCGCAGAACCATCAAGCCTATCCACAAGGTTTGGATGTCTTACTTTTTACAGAGAATGCCGTAATGGGACTACCACGGACAGCTAAATCGGAGATATGTGATGACTGTTGA
- a CDS encoding FAD/NAD(P)-binding protein — protein MQSTRPMYNSVLNLTVSPVTIAIVGGGCSGSLVAANLLRHATMPLSIKLIERSQEVGKGVAYGTKVDCHLLNVPAGKMSAYADEPNHFLNWLHSNGYQEVTASTFVSRKVYGNYIQATLNEAEANAPAWARFERIFDEAIAIETTRHRTMVYLNSGETLYVQKAVLALGNLPAALPKPIAAVANRYVKDAWSEEAIANLQPEDTILLVGTGLTMVDVMVALAQKGFRGKIHAVSRHGLTPLRHQTTTPYPVFLDVETAPKTARELLHLVRQEVRLSQNWRAVIDAMRPITQQLWQALPFKEQKRFLRHVKAYWEVHRHRIAPEIAEVLDAAMQSSQLSYYGGRIQTCQQIENGVEVTIQERETQQNIVLRVNRIINCTGSNCNYRGSQHPLIASLEKQRLIRPQALGMGIDTADNGAIIDADGNISELLYTLGTPRKGNLWETTAVPEIRVQAADLALELLKPLNPKPYAVVQPDWFSHPFAVLQKPAMLFRQLFDQESSTYTYLIADQSTKVAILVDPVFEQVERDLKILRELGLTLRYCLETHIHADHITGTDKLRQLTNCLGIVPANAAASCADRYIADGSIMQLGSVKIQAIATPGHSDSHMAYLVNGTHLLTGDALFIRGCGRTDFQNGDAGSLYDAVTQKLFTLPDDTLVYPAHDYQGRTVSTIGEEKTWNPRFAGRSRSQFIELMNNLNLPMPKKILEAVPANQQCGRGLFTLDFQI, from the coding sequence GTGCAATCCACACGTCCTATGTACAACAGCGTTCTCAATTTGACTGTTTCTCCCGTGACGATCGCGATCGTTGGCGGCGGCTGTAGCGGTTCTCTGGTGGCGGCAAATCTTCTGCGTCATGCAACTATGCCACTATCCATCAAGCTGATTGAACGCAGTCAGGAAGTAGGCAAAGGTGTTGCTTATGGTACAAAAGTGGATTGTCACTTGCTGAATGTGCCAGCGGGAAAGATGAGTGCTTATGCAGATGAGCCAAATCATTTTCTCAATTGGTTACATAGCAATGGATATCAAGAGGTGACAGCTTCTACCTTTGTGTCACGTAAAGTTTACGGTAATTATATCCAGGCAACTTTAAACGAAGCAGAAGCTAATGCTCCAGCTTGGGCGCGATTTGAGCGGATTTTCGATGAAGCGATCGCTATCGAAACCACTCGTCACCGCACAATGGTTTATTTAAACAGTGGTGAAACGTTATACGTACAAAAGGCAGTGTTAGCGCTGGGGAACTTACCCGCTGCTTTGCCGAAACCCATCGCCGCTGTCGCCAATCGCTATGTCAAAGATGCTTGGTCTGAAGAGGCGATCGCTAACTTACAACCAGAAGATACCATTCTCCTAGTGGGCACTGGGTTGACGATGGTAGACGTGATGGTCGCTTTAGCTCAAAAAGGGTTCCGAGGAAAAATTCATGCCGTCTCGCGTCACGGGTTAACTCCCCTGCGTCACCAAACCACAACCCCCTACCCGGTTTTTCTGGATGTAGAAACAGCACCCAAAACAGCGCGGGAACTCCTGCATTTAGTCCGCCAAGAAGTGCGTCTGAGTCAAAATTGGCGTGCAGTGATTGATGCAATGCGCCCAATCACACAACAACTTTGGCAAGCACTCCCATTTAAAGAACAGAAGCGATTTCTGCGCCACGTCAAAGCCTACTGGGAAGTTCACCGCCATCGCATCGCCCCAGAAATTGCTGAGGTACTGGATGCGGCTATGCAGTCTAGTCAACTGAGTTATTACGGCGGACGGATTCAAACCTGTCAACAGATAGAAAACGGGGTAGAAGTGACAATTCAGGAACGGGAAACCCAGCAAAATATTGTTTTGCGAGTCAACCGAATCATCAACTGCACAGGCTCAAACTGTAACTACCGAGGTTCGCAGCATCCATTAATCGCTAGCTTAGAAAAACAGCGGCTAATTCGTCCTCAGGCGCTAGGAATGGGAATTGACACTGCCGACAATGGAGCCATTATTGATGCTGATGGCAATATCTCAGAACTGCTATACACTTTGGGAACACCACGCAAAGGCAATCTTTGGGAAACCACCGCAGTTCCCGAAATTCGGGTACAGGCGGCAGATTTGGCCCTAGAGTTACTGAAACCACTCAATCCCAAACCCTATGCTGTTGTTCAACCAGATTGGTTTAGTCATCCATTCGCTGTGTTGCAGAAACCCGCCATGCTATTTCGTCAACTGTTTGATCAAGAATCAAGTACCTACACCTACTTGATTGCTGATCAGTCAACCAAAGTAGCTATCTTAGTTGATCCAGTGTTTGAGCAGGTGGAACGTGACCTAAAGATTTTACGAGAATTGGGTTTAACTTTGAGATATTGTCTAGAAACCCACATTCACGCTGACCACATCACCGGTACAGACAAACTCAGACAACTGACAAATTGTTTAGGCATTGTGCCTGCAAATGCTGCCGCTAGCTGTGCAGACCGCTACATTGCCGATGGTAGCATCATGCAACTGGGTAGTGTGAAGATTCAGGCGATCGCTACTCCAGGACATAGTGATAGTCACATGGCTTATTTAGTCAACGGCACTCATCTATTAACTGGAGATGCCTTGTTTATCCGGGGTTGTGGTCGTACCGACTTCCAAAACGGCGACGCTGGATCATTATATGATGCCGTCACCCAAAAACTATTCACCTTACCAGATGACACCTTAGTCTATCCTGCTCACGACTACCAAGGACGGACAGTATCCACCATTGGCGAAGAAAAAACCTGGAATCCCCGATTTGCAGGACGTAGCCGCAGCCAGTTTATTGAGTTGATGAATAATCTGAATTTGCCCATGCCGAAAAAGATACTCGAAGCAGTGCCAGCAAATCAACAGTGTGGCAGAGGTTTATTTACCTTAGACTTTCAGATTTAG
- the phnD gene encoding phosphonate ABC transporter substrate-binding protein: MKRRSFIQQTSLFGASLASVKLLSSFDTDSIASAQTTSPIKEINFGIISTESQANQKPLWEPFIAALSKSIGIPVKAFYATQYAGVIEGMRFGRVQLAWYGGKSYIEAARIANAEAFAQTVGLDGKRGYYSHLIANKDNPIVAAAKKQGGDKYVIQNASKLTFAFNEPNSTSGFLVPSYYVFAKNKIDPKKAFKRLIFAGNHEATALAVANKQVDIATNNNESLERLEKTNPEGRKKIEIIWTSPIIPSDPIAYRKDLPEDVKKKIRNFFFGFKDKKILEPLQWSALVPASDKTWNPIRELDIAKQVLELQSKEALNDADKKKLQELTSQLKTLQGR; this comes from the coding sequence ATGAAAAGGCGATCGTTTATTCAACAAACTTCTTTATTTGGTGCTTCTTTAGCAAGCGTCAAACTGCTTTCTAGCTTCGACACTGACTCGATAGCATCTGCACAAACAACTTCACCCATCAAAGAAATTAACTTTGGCATCATTTCTACAGAATCTCAAGCCAATCAAAAGCCTTTGTGGGAACCTTTCATCGCCGCCTTATCAAAGTCAATTGGGATTCCCGTCAAAGCCTTCTACGCCACTCAATATGCAGGCGTCATCGAAGGAATGCGTTTTGGTCGAGTACAATTGGCTTGGTATGGTGGTAAATCTTATATTGAGGCTGCCAGAATTGCCAACGCTGAAGCATTTGCTCAGACAGTAGGTTTAGATGGCAAAAGAGGCTACTATTCTCATTTGATTGCTAACAAAGACAACCCAATTGTCGCCGCAGCGAAAAAGCAAGGTGGCGACAAATATGTAATTCAAAACGCCAGTAAACTTACCTTCGCTTTCAACGAACCTAACTCAACTTCTGGATTCTTAGTACCAAGCTACTATGTCTTTGCAAAAAACAAAATTGACCCAAAGAAAGCCTTTAAACGGTTAATTTTTGCTGGAAATCATGAAGCAACTGCCCTAGCAGTAGCCAATAAACAAGTAGATATTGCTACCAATAACAACGAATCTTTAGAACGCCTAGAAAAAACAAATCCTGAAGGTCGGAAAAAGATTGAAATCATCTGGACATCGCCGATAATTCCTAGCGACCCTATTGCCTACCGTAAAGACTTACCAGAAGATGTGAAAAAGAAAATTCGCAACTTCTTCTTTGGTTTTAAAGATAAAAAAATTCTTGAGCCATTACAATGGTCAGCTTTAGTTCCAGCTAGTGATAAAACTTGGAACCCAATTCGAGAATTAGATATTGCCAAGCAAGTTTTAGAGTTGCAATCCAAAGAGGCTTTAAATGATGCAGACAAAAAGAAATTACAGGAATTGACTAGCCAGTTGAAAACACTCCAAGGACGTTAA
- a CDS encoding iron uptake porin, whose translation MQKFWLNSLLFSPAVLGALMIFAVPIASAETPEPSAPTNDSTSLAQLTSVSQLSDVRPTDWAFQALQSLVERYGCIAGYPNKTFLGNRALTRYEFAAGLNACLDQVNQLIAAATTELVTKEDLATLQKLQEEYAAELQSIRGQVDALEARTATLEAQQFSTTTKLRGEVIFALAGVFGDTRALNSDQVRSNAARTNLNDNFIFADRVRLNLDSSFTGKDRLRVRLQARNITSFNAAVTGTNQTRLGFDGDSTNNVSASVITYRLPLGDSTLVNIGAYGMEFIDELPNFNRGFDSSGSGALSRFGRYNTIYRSVDSGAGVIVNHKLNDAITLSAGYIVPDNNANDPANNRGLFNGSYTALGQINFQPTPQLGIGFTYANSYYSGGAVTGGSGVAVSGSTGTTFANDPFNGARTSSNSYSVAGTYRFSPQFTIAAWGGYTEATAENTISGATKGNTAEIWNWAVQLGFPDFGGEGNFAGIVFGAPPYAASNQYVSGTNRRTDSNVSYHLEAFYKYKLNDNIAVTPGFITIFDPEGNSSNPTSYVGVVRTTFTF comes from the coding sequence ATGCAGAAGTTTTGGTTAAATTCTTTACTATTCAGTCCGGCAGTGCTGGGTGCGTTAATGATATTTGCAGTGCCGATCGCATCAGCCGAAACACCCGAACCGTCAGCCCCTACTAATGACTCTACGTCTTTGGCACAATTGACCTCAGTCTCACAGCTTTCTGATGTTAGGCCTACAGACTGGGCTTTCCAAGCGCTGCAATCTCTAGTTGAAAGATACGGCTGTATTGCGGGCTATCCTAATAAAACCTTTTTAGGTAATCGTGCCTTAACTCGCTACGAGTTTGCGGCTGGTTTGAATGCTTGTCTAGATCAAGTTAATCAACTAATAGCGGCTGCGACAACTGAGCTAGTAACTAAAGAAGACCTCGCCACACTGCAAAAGTTGCAAGAAGAATATGCAGCAGAACTGCAAAGTATAAGGGGTCAAGTTGATGCTTTAGAAGCGCGTACCGCCACTCTTGAGGCACAGCAATTCTCGACAACTACCAAACTGCGGGGTGAAGTAATCTTCGCATTGGCTGGTGTTTTTGGTGATACTAGAGCGCTAAACTCAGATCAAGTGAGGTCGAATGCTGCTAGAACCAACCTCAACGATAATTTTATCTTTGCCGATCGCGTCCGTCTTAACTTAGACTCTAGCTTCACTGGTAAAGACCGTTTAAGAGTCAGACTGCAAGCCAGAAACATCACCTCATTCAATGCAGCTGTTACTGGCACCAACCAGACTCGTTTAGGGTTTGATGGGGATAGCACTAATAATGTCAGCGCCTCAGTAATTACCTATCGTTTACCTCTCGGCGACTCAACACTGGTGAACATAGGGGCATACGGGATGGAATTCATTGATGAGTTGCCTAACTTTAATCGTGGTTTCGATTCCAGTGGTTCGGGTGCCCTGTCTCGTTTTGGACGTTATAACACCATATATCGCTCCGTTGACTCAGGTGCGGGTGTAATTGTTAATCACAAGCTCAACGATGCAATCACCCTATCTGCTGGCTACATCGTACCAGACAACAACGCCAATGACCCTGCTAATAACAGAGGGCTTTTCAACGGTAGCTATACAGCACTCGGTCAGATCAACTTTCAGCCAACACCACAATTAGGTATAGGTTTTACTTACGCCAATTCCTATTACAGCGGTGGTGCTGTTACTGGTGGTAGTGGAGTTGCAGTTTCGGGTAGTACCGGCACCACTTTTGCCAACGATCCATTCAACGGTGCGCGCACTTCTAGCAATAGCTACAGTGTGGCGGGAACTTATCGGTTTAGTCCTCAGTTCACCATTGCTGCTTGGGGTGGATATACCGAAGCAACGGCTGAAAACACAATTAGTGGTGCTACTAAAGGAAACACAGCAGAAATTTGGAACTGGGCTGTACAGTTAGGTTTCCCAGACTTTGGTGGGGAAGGTAACTTTGCTGGTATTGTATTTGGTGCGCCACCATATGCAGCTTCCAACCAATATGTGAGTGGTACAAATCGCCGTACAGATAGTAATGTCTCCTACCACTTAGAGGCTTTCTACAAATATAAGTTGAATGACAACATTGCCGTTACTCCTGGTTTCATCACCATCTTTGATCCAGAAGGTAACAGCAGCAACCCCACCAGCTATGTAGGTGTGGTTCGGACTACCTTCACCTTCTAA
- the phnC gene encoding phosphonate ABC transporter ATP-binding protein: MRNIIAIEVSNLSKKFKGKPALDNLSCTIREGEMVALVGASGSGKSTLLRHMNGLQNGDSGTVFIFGTPLQTNGQLHSKIRSLRSQIGCIFQQFNLVKRLTVLENVLVGNLARLSFARSAFHLFTQEEKTQALSALERVGILEHAYKRASMLSGGQQQRVAIARCLVQRAKIILADEPIASLDPESARKVMELLVELNRESRITVVTSLHQIQMVRRYFNRAIALRDGEVLFDGATTELGDRKLNELYGTAAEELVMRGHGELMV; encoded by the coding sequence ATGAGAAACATCATAGCTATAGAAGTTAGTAACTTATCGAAAAAATTTAAAGGTAAGCCAGCACTAGATAACTTATCCTGCACAATCAGGGAAGGTGAAATGGTTGCTCTTGTTGGTGCATCTGGCTCAGGTAAGTCTACATTATTACGACATATGAATGGTTTGCAGAATGGAGATAGTGGAACGGTTTTCATTTTTGGAACTCCTCTGCAAACTAACGGTCAATTACATTCTAAAATCAGGTCATTGCGAAGTCAGATAGGCTGCATTTTTCAGCAGTTCAATTTAGTGAAGCGGCTGACAGTGCTGGAAAACGTTCTTGTCGGTAACTTAGCAAGATTATCTTTTGCTCGTTCGGCTTTTCATTTATTTACTCAAGAAGAAAAAACTCAAGCCCTATCAGCATTAGAAAGAGTAGGTATTCTCGAACATGCGTATAAACGGGCATCTATGCTATCTGGTGGACAACAGCAACGAGTAGCGATCGCTCGTTGTCTAGTTCAAAGAGCCAAAATCATTTTGGCAGATGAACCCATCGCCTCCCTCGATCCAGAATCAGCCCGCAAAGTCATGGAATTGCTGGTGGAACTAAATCGAGAAAGCAGGATCACCGTAGTTACTTCCTTACATCAAATTCAGATGGTGCGTCGCTACTTCAACCGGGCGATCGCTCTCAGAGACGGAGAAGTCTTGTTTGATGGCGCCACCACAGAACTAGGCGATCGCAAGCTCAATGAACTTTATGGTACAGCAGCAGAAGAACTCGTCATGCGAGGACACGGTGAACTAATGGTGTAA
- the phnE gene encoding phosphonate ABC transporter, permease protein PhnE, which produces MMRNIKNYLRQNNVVSTASPAVQIMLEKEAKLVSASRIFFLIAVIAILIFSYKQSELDFILLSQRGGSMAEYIRSYFPPNFSDWQYYLTETIITISMGIWGTLMAAIAAVPLSILASSNICPVWIVQPTRRILDAMRAINELVFALIFVVAVGLGPFAGVLALFVHTAGVLGKLFSEAVEAIDPGPVEGIRATGANQIQEVIYGVFPQVMPLWTSFILYRFESNVRSASVLGIVGAGGIGVSLYQSFGAFEYQKVCAILIILIVATGTIDFLSSKVRGWLV; this is translated from the coding sequence ATGATGAGAAATATTAAAAATTACCTAAGACAAAATAATGTGGTTTCTACTGCATCTCCTGCGGTGCAGATCATGTTAGAGAAAGAAGCGAAACTTGTAAGTGCAAGCCGGATTTTTTTCTTGATAGCTGTTATCGCCATCTTGATTTTTTCTTATAAACAAAGTGAACTAGATTTTATTTTATTGTCCCAGCGTGGCGGCAGTATGGCGGAATATATCCGTTCATACTTTCCCCCAAATTTTAGTGATTGGCAATATTATCTGACGGAAACTATTATTACTATCTCGATGGGAATTTGGGGGACTTTAATGGCAGCGATCGCCGCCGTTCCTTTATCTATTCTGGCATCAAGTAATATTTGTCCGGTCTGGATTGTGCAGCCAACACGCCGCATCTTGGATGCTATGCGTGCCATTAACGAACTGGTTTTTGCACTCATCTTTGTCGTAGCCGTCGGTTTGGGTCCCTTTGCTGGCGTGTTGGCTCTATTTGTGCATACGGCTGGAGTCCTGGGGAAACTTTTCTCAGAAGCAGTAGAGGCAATTGATCCAGGTCCCGTAGAGGGAATTCGCGCCACTGGTGCTAATCAAATTCAAGAAGTTATATATGGAGTGTTTCCCCAAGTCATGCCTTTATGGACTTCTTTTATTCTCTATCGATTTGAGTCCAATGTTCGCTCGGCTTCTGTGTTAGGAATTGTGGGTGCTGGTGGGATTGGGGTATCTCTGTATCAGAGTTTTGGTGCTTTTGAATATCAAAAAGTCTGTGCAATTCTGATTATTTTAATTGTCGCTACTGGTACGATTGATTTCCTCTCTTCCAAGGTGAGAGGATGGCTAGTTTAA
- the phnG gene encoding phosphonate C-P lyase system protein PhnG codes for MDTVKQRQAWMATLAKADIQLLDQLVNKLVNLPRYSFLRSPEIGLAMVRGRAGGTGQPFNLGEITMTRCVVQLESQPGSETIAGFGYVAGRSHRHAELAALCDALLQTADWHNQIQTAVIQPLQIKSQQQQELKQRQAAATKVNFFTMVRGE; via the coding sequence ATGGATACCGTGAAGCAACGACAAGCATGGATGGCAACATTAGCTAAAGCTGATATTCAGCTATTAGATCAGCTAGTCAACAAATTAGTTAACTTACCCAGATATAGCTTTTTGCGTTCCCCAGAAATTGGTTTAGCAATGGTGCGGGGACGCGCTGGGGGTACTGGACAGCCATTTAACTTAGGAGAAATAACAATGACTCGCTGCGTAGTGCAGCTAGAGAGTCAACCAGGATCTGAGACAATTGCAGGCTTTGGGTATGTCGCCGGGCGATCGCACCGTCATGCCGAACTAGCAGCCCTTTGTGATGCACTATTGCAAACTGCAGACTGGCACAATCAAATTCAAACCGCAGTTATTCAACCCCTGCAAATAAAAAGCCAGCAGCAACAAGAACTCAAACAACGCCAAGCCGCCGCCACCAAGGTGAACTTCTTCACGATGGTGAGGGGGGAGTGA
- the pgmB gene encoding beta-phosphoglucomutase yields MIKASDHYLQYNQQMIASTDWNVIETNFDPAQLHHKETVFTLSNGYLGTRGTFEEGYPRDSPATLIHGVYDDVAITHTELVNCPNWLPLVVTVAGDRFSMDSGEILHYERRLDLRLGIVSRDIRWRSPQGHTLDLHFERFASLADQHVLAIRCQITSLDFAGDISIEVGFDEEVDNQGVKHWKTLNQGGVEQIIWLYHQTRRSEIKLGMAAKLVVEGDDAAAVRLENADVSPSLTTTCHCVPGKTVTVEKIVTVFTSRETEIPIAAALERLADEPSYATLLAAHITAWEQVWQDSDIIIEGDRQAQLSVRYNLFQLLAVTPRHDTHVSIPPKTLSGFAYSGHIFWDTEIFILPFLTLTQPALARNLLTYRYHTLPGARRKAQEAGYQGAMFAWESANTGDEVTPRWVPDAKKEGELIRIWCGDIEVHITADVAYAVWHYWQYTNDDDWMRDYGAEIILDTAIFWESRVQWNQQRQCYDILDVIGPDENHDRVDNNAFTNLMVQWHLQSALALWDWLKQAYPETAAQLAQKINLTTESLHLWAEIQERLFINQDAETGLIEQFDGFFQLEDINFADYEPRHKSLQGLLGIEATSQKQILKQPDVLMLLYLLRQRYDHKTLESNWEYYNQRTDHTYGSSLGPAIHAILACDLNQPTQAYTHFLRSALVDLEDVRLNAAEGIHGASAGGVWQAVVFGFGGIRMTEFGPVACPNLPPTWTRLKFRLQWHNQWYDFDLQPETTVSRPKITGVIFDLDGVLTDTSELHYLAWQQLADEEGIPFDRETNDRMRGLPRRETLLQILGDRPITEEQIQEMMERKNRYFLELMQNITTTDLLPGVANLLQELQAAGIKVALGSSSKNAQTVIQRLDIADKLDFVADGHSVSQPKPAPDLFLFAAAQLGLSASQCIVVEDAAVGIEAARSAGMLAIGLGPVERVGKANLVLPSLEGVRWQELQEQITTSKKRDSLVSVAP; encoded by the coding sequence ATGATCAAGGCATCTGATCATTATCTTCAATACAATCAACAAATGATTGCATCTACAGACTGGAACGTGATTGAAACAAATTTTGACCCTGCCCAGCTGCACCATAAAGAAACTGTCTTTACTCTCAGCAATGGTTATTTAGGCACAAGGGGTACATTCGAGGAAGGATATCCCCGCGATTCTCCAGCAACGCTCATTCACGGCGTGTATGATGATGTGGCAATTACTCATACCGAACTTGTTAACTGTCCTAACTGGTTGCCATTGGTGGTGACAGTGGCAGGCGATCGCTTTAGCATGGATAGTGGCGAGATTCTTCACTATGAACGGCGCTTAGACTTGCGTTTGGGTATAGTTAGCCGTGATATTAGGTGGCGTTCTCCCCAAGGACATACCCTAGATTTGCACTTTGAGCGTTTCGCCAGTTTAGCAGATCAACATGTTTTAGCTATCCGTTGTCAAATCACATCTTTGGACTTTGCAGGTGATATCTCTATCGAAGTTGGGTTTGATGAGGAAGTGGATAACCAGGGGGTTAAACACTGGAAAACCCTAAACCAAGGTGGTGTAGAGCAAATTATTTGGCTGTATCACCAAACTCGCCGCTCAGAAATTAAACTGGGAATGGCAGCTAAGTTAGTAGTTGAGGGTGACGATGCAGCAGCAGTGCGTCTGGAAAATGCTGATGTTTCCCCAAGCTTAACAACCACCTGCCATTGTGTACCCGGAAAAACCGTGACTGTAGAAAAGATTGTCACCGTTTTCACCTCACGGGAAACCGAAATCCCCATCGCCGCTGCATTAGAGAGGCTAGCCGATGAACCCAGCTATGCAACTTTGTTAGCAGCCCACATTACGGCATGGGAGCAAGTGTGGCAAGACAGTGACATTATTATTGAAGGCGATCGCCAAGCTCAATTAAGTGTCCGTTATAATCTCTTCCAGTTACTAGCTGTAACACCGCGTCACGACACCCATGTCAGCATTCCTCCCAAAACCCTTTCTGGTTTCGCCTACAGCGGACATATCTTTTGGGATACGGAAATTTTTATTCTCCCCTTCCTCACCTTAACTCAACCAGCCTTAGCCCGTAACTTACTCACCTACCGCTACCACACCTTACCAGGCGCTAGACGCAAAGCTCAAGAAGCGGGGTATCAAGGAGCAATGTTTGCTTGGGAAAGTGCCAACACTGGCGATGAAGTTACCCCCCGTTGGGTACCAGATGCGAAGAAGGAAGGTGAATTAATTAGAATCTGGTGCGGTGACATTGAAGTGCATATTACCGCCGATGTCGCTTATGCTGTTTGGCACTATTGGCAATACACCAATGACGATGACTGGATGCGCGATTATGGCGCGGAAATTATCCTCGATACAGCCATCTTCTGGGAAAGTCGGGTGCAGTGGAACCAACAGCGTCAATGCTACGACATTTTGGATGTCATCGGCCCTGACGAAAATCACGATCGCGTCGATAATAACGCCTTCACCAACTTGATGGTACAGTGGCATTTACAATCAGCTTTAGCATTGTGGGATTGGTTGAAGCAAGCCTATCCGGAAACAGCCGCACAACTAGCGCAAAAAATCAACCTCACCACAGAAAGTTTACACCTCTGGGCGGAAATCCAAGAGCGTCTATTTATCAATCAAGACGCAGAAACAGGTTTGATCGAACAGTTTGATGGTTTCTTTCAACTAGAAGATATCAACTTTGCTGATTACGAACCGCGTCACAAATCCCTACAAGGACTATTGGGAATTGAAGCCACAAGCCAAAAGCAGATTCTCAAACAGCCTGACGTGTTGATGCTGCTTTACTTGCTGCGGCAGCGTTATGACCATAAAACCTTAGAGAGCAATTGGGAGTATTATAACCAGCGCACCGACCACACCTATGGTTCCTCACTCGGCCCAGCAATTCACGCCATCTTAGCTTGTGACCTCAACCAACCAACCCAAGCATACACCCACTTTTTGCGGTCAGCTTTGGTAGATTTGGAGGACGTTAGACTCAATGCCGCTGAAGGGATTCACGGCGCAAGTGCTGGCGGTGTTTGGCAGGCTGTGGTATTTGGATTCGGCGGTATTCGGATGACTGAATTTGGCCCGGTAGCTTGCCCTAATTTGCCACCAACCTGGACACGCTTGAAGTTTCGCTTGCAATGGCACAATCAATGGTACGACTTTGATTTGCAACCAGAAACAACAGTTTCCCGCCCGAAAATTACTGGTGTGATCTTTGATTTAGATGGAGTATTAACAGATACCTCAGAGCTACACTATCTAGCTTGGCAGCAACTAGCAGATGAAGAAGGTATCCCCTTTGACCGAGAAACCAACGATAGGATGCGAGGCTTGCCACGTCGAGAAACTTTACTACAAATTTTAGGCGATCGCCCCATCACCGAAGAGCAAATTCAAGAGATGATGGAGCGTAAAAATCGCTACTTCCTGGAACTGATGCAGAACATCACCACCACCGATTTATTGCCTGGTGTCGCAAATTTGCTGCAAGAACTGCAAGCGGCTGGTATCAAAGTCGCTTTGGGTTCCTCTAGTAAAAATGCCCAGACTGTAATTCAACGCCTGGATATTGCAGATAAATTGGATTTCGTCGCCGATGGCCATAGCGTCTCCCAACCAAAACCAGCACCAGACCTCTTCTTATTTGCAGCTGCACAGCTAGGCCTTTCAGCCTCACAGTGTATTGTCGTTGAAGATGCCGCAGTAGGTATAGAAGCAGCTAGATCCGCCGGGATGTTAGCTATTGGACTGGGCCCAGTCGAGCGCGTAGGTAAAGCTAATTTAGTCTTACCCAGTTTGGAAGGCGTGCGTTGGCAAGAGTTGCAAGAACAAATAACCACCAGCAAAAAGCGAGATTCTCTCGTCTCAGTTGCGCCGTAG